The DNA region TGGGAAGTGGCTGCCGGGACGGCTGCGTTAAACACCACCCCTGTGACGGGCAAAATGGGGGGCCCAAGATTTCCTTTTGCATCGTCGCGACGAATTACGCGTTTCAGGAAACGCAATCGATCCTGCAGACACTAATTACACCCCACTATTTTATACCACAAACTTTGCTTCGTTGCACCCCTAAACTGTATGTAAACGATCAcgcaaacttctttatttttaaaggacttcgaaaacggagaaggttactcaattcgatctgtatgtgccttttaaTTTTAGCCAGTGTTATGAATCGAATAAATTATGAGGAATCGTGAAAGAGTTTccgaaattttacaaattttgcaaattattcTTGAATGGAATTGAGTCACGGATTTTTTAAGATTTTCGTAACGCCAGCGCGTGAAGTTGGGAAGACGATAATCGGAACGATATTATAAATAGATGTTAATCGATTGTCTCCTGTTGGTGGCTAGGCTTTCGCCGTGTTTGTTCCCGTAGCAAACTTCAACGAGAACTTTTCATTAATGCCTGAATGAATAAATGCCACCGCGCCTCCCCCTCCCGGCTTTCTTAAATTCTTAATGCAGCAACCCCGTGGAAAGTACTCCGGGGTCTTCAAAATATCTTCAAGAAGTTATATCTTTAAAGTCTTCCCTCGATAGTatgtaaatattgtatgtaAAGCGCGACATCAAAGGGATTCTTCCGTAGTATAATGCTTTAAATTTCGTAGCGAGGAGAGATTAGGGAACAACGGGTGGCGAGGATGTCAGGGCGTGTCACGCGAAAACGTTCGTGTACCCTTTGCTCCTCGGCTATCCTCGAAATTTATCCACAGGATCGTTTAAAAGAATGCTACATCTTCTCCGAGCAACGCCATCCAAAATTCCAATTACGACAAAATTGCGAAGTAGcgagtattataaaaatttcagaatGTGTCGGAAGATTTATTCCCAATCCAttcgaatttttctagaattgaATCAATGTTgcatttaaatttctattttacaaaCAGCTAATGATAACGAAATCAATTAAGAGGTAAGCTTCGAGTGTTCGGTTTTCTTACCGAAATTCGCGGATCCCGGTGGCGAAAATCTGACACTTTCGGCGGGCAGTTTTCGAGAGTTTGTCCAGCCCGGTGGATTCCAAAGGATTTTTCAAACGGGATCCGGCGAATCGCAGAATTCCTGATGAATATTCAAGAATCCCGCACGGGAACGTAATCATGTCAAAAGGACGACAGTGGTCAAAAGCGCAAAGGAAGAACAGAGATCGACGCGCGGCAAAGGGACCACAAAATCCCTGCTGGCATCCGTGCCAGGACGTTCGCGGAAACTTTGTTACATTTTTGGTGCTGGTCCACGATACACGCCGGGCCGAATAACTGGATCAAAGGGACGCGGTTGAACGCGGCAAGAGGCTGAAAAAGAAGCGGCCGTCGCGCGGACAGAGAAGGACCAAACCTCGAGAACTTTTCCCTCTCTCGGGGCCCTCTCTTCCATTTCCCCCCCTGTTTTTCTTCGACGTTTCCACCGTTTCTTTTCGCGCACCGCCCCTCCGCCCCCTTGGAAAAAGCTGTCGAAAGTCCTTTACTTTGCCCCGGACACAATGGACGATCGGACCGTGGAGAGAATGGCGGAAGGGAGGGGAAAGTGGACATTCGCGAATCGTTGCTCTGCAAGACGATCAAATTTGGGCgaagaaaattgatttctaaTTTTCTATGCGTATAAAATGGGAACTCCACAATATGCTTCCGAGTATTAActcggcgttagttaggtggggtctcacaggccccagagattttagattgattgtaacattgtaacaacgcgtgacagttgtcaagtatttttgaataataaaaatttaatttcgtggatctgcgtttatACTCTGATAAAgtacaagcctcttaagcaatacctaatcttatatttatgaaaaaggtatttatttctataatacaatatactttttcctggggtctgtgagaccccaccttaccaacgccgggttaaatataaaaatacagtgAATCGACGTCGAGGGTGGTTTTGAATTTCGAGCTTTTCGGGGCCGTGGGATGATACATCGGATCGGGTATTTCCGGGCGGAGGCAGTGTATTACACGAAGAACAACAACGAGTCACAGTTGCCCGGGCAATAAGAAACACCGCGACTCGACGGAATAATTAAAACCGGTGAAACGAATGTTTTACGTTGCGACGTGTATGGCTGACGTGCGTGTGCTTCTAGCGGTGAAAACATACTGTACTTGAAAAAGAGCGGAGtggggaggaggaggtggaggaggagggtTGGCATAGGAGTAAAAGGAGGAATAGCGAGAGGAGGAGACGTAGAAAAGGGACGAAGGAAGACGAGAGAGCCGAAAAGCGTGGCAGGAACGAGGAACCACCGCGAGTAGCTCGCGCTAAACCACAGAGGAAACAAAAGGTGCCGCCGGCGAATTAAGAACGATATTTTAACGCTCGACTTAATTGCATTAAGCCGGGGAATCCGAGTGGGAGAGCTGGAAGCAAACGGGGAAAAGACGGAGGGAACACCGTGGACGAGGATAGACGCTCTGGGAGCTGGGGGGATGAAAGAAGCCTGtcaagaaaaaaaataagaaaacagtCCGGCCGACagaagagcaagagagagacgcggagaaagagtgagagaaggTGATGAGGGGAGGGTAGAAAAGCGAGAATGGAAGGGTAAGGGACGCGGGTCAACCTTCATGGTTGTTCTATTTCGCGATTGGATGTGCCACGGTAATACGTCGGATTTTCAAAGTGCTCCTTACCGCGGCGCCGTTGTACCCTTTGAGCCGAAACAAAGAGAGTGCTCGCTTTTTTCGCGAAGTGGCCGGGGTGAGAGGCGGAACGGAAGAAACGGATTATGTTTTAGACCTCTGGAAGGCCGAGGGAGAAGAGGAATTGCGGGaggaacgccgcgccggtgccCGCGCGGCTGCGGAGGGAAAGGGATCGGAGGGAAacaggaaaaagagagaaagttcTCCGGGACCACACGAGGCATTCGGGGTAAAAGAGTTTTCTTGTAGTGTTTTTCCCCCCGGTTTtcccttttctttctttttttgttttgctcctctcccttcttcttcttcttcttcttcttcttcttcggcgAATGCGCGTCGCGTGGCTGCTGCAACTCGagcctctccctctctttcttgcGCTTGCTGTTTAAACAGCGGTTCAATgagacccctctttgattcgaTGCTCTTAGAAATGCGAAATAATGCCAAAGGATAGtcttgttttttaaaaatacgtgtaTTCGGCGCGCCTCCTTCGGAAGCGTACAGACACTCGATTCTTTGTCGATCGTCGGTGTGGTCGTTCGTCGTTTACAGGCGATTAATTTATACAGTCTTTAGttttcgtttccaggattagTACTGTACATTGTTTGTTTATTCGCACGAGTGTTTCGAAAATGATGCATACCGCCTCGAAAATTGCTCAACAATTTCGAGCGAACAGTTTATTTTACGGTCGGGAAAATCTTTGTACACGCGGGAAACACTTTTGCGAACGGTTGCGGAATCTGATCGACTTTAATGTTCATTCGTCACGGAGACTCTTGAAAAATTTATACTCAAAGACAATGAGGTAGCAATGTTCTTTATACTCTAACGATTTTTACGCAATATGGTGTATCCATCGAAAAGACTTACTACCTAAAATATATTCTCCTTCCTTCGTCGATTAAACAGCACAATCTACCAACATTCAAGGCAGACTGTCTCTTCCGGAACGGATCACACTTGCAGCGTGATTTATTCTCTTGTGACTGTCCAACGCTAACGCCCCCATGAAATACTTTTGGCACTCCTGGCAGAAGAATCGATGCTTGTTATCATGACACTTCAAGTGCTTGTTCAGCAGGTCCTTTCTGGCGAATGTCTTCTCGCAATAAGTGCAGGCGAACTTGTCAGGATTTACGTGAAATGCATTGTGCCTAGCCAAATTGTCCAACCTGGTGTACTTCTTAGTACAGATGTCGCAAGTGAATTTGGTCCTCTCGGAATGACACCTCTGATGATATCTCAGGTACCGTTTCTGCGCGAATGTCTTCTTGCAAGCACAGCAGATTACTTGGTTTGATTCGTCCTTCTTTATGTCCATGTGATCATCTAGCTCCTCTTCGTTTGCAAACTCCTGCTTGCAGAACTGGCACGAGTACTTCCTAGGCTGCTTGTGCTTCTGAATGGTCTCCAGGAAGGTCGGATCAGTCATGATTTTGTAGAGGAACGTGTCCTTGAGTTTTCCACTGGATATGGTGTTGAGGTTCGATAGATCTTCGTCCTGGTGATCCTTTTTGCAAAGATTCACAGCTTCTGTTGGACTGGCGCTGTCACTAATGCAGGGTTTTGAGTCCTCTAGGAGTTTAGCTAGGAGTGGTCTTGATGGCAGCACCTGGATCATAGTAATGAATGAGTTAGAATAAGtcatacaaaaatataatgtGTAGTTATATGTGGCATTCTTTACATTGTTATTGTCATCGCTGACAGTCGTTTCCTCTGGCTCTTctttaattgataattttgagtgCTCGATGCTCGATGGACCAACTATGAAGTGTCCGTTTGGTAAATCTTTCTGCGACGAGTTAAGCTGAAACGTTACAAATAACGTTTGAAATGTATCCTgggaataaaattaattttgtttaaaattgaccgcccccaaaaataaattttgattaAAATTTACCGCCCCTAAAATTAAATTGTGTTCAAAATTGTCCGCCCCTAAAATTAATGTTGTTTAAAATTGACCGTCCCTAAAATCAGTATCGTTTAAAATTGACCGTCCCTGCGAAATACTATGAACACTCGATGAATTGAATCGAACAGCCTGGTTTCTGTTTGTATACATTCCCCCTCCGCAATCTCAAGGAACCTGTcaccgcgtcgcgcgtcggctaCAAATCGCGCACGAATTagtacatatataaataattacacACGAACGCACGCATACTTCGAAGCTGTCAATCACCGTACCTTCCGTTGAATCGTCATGTCCAATGCTTCCGTCGAATAATTCATAGCTTCTTTCCTCCCCTCATCGCTTTCAACAGATTCGTCTGATTGTTTCAACTCATAACTATCATCTTTGGCATCGAACGGGTATCGTGCACCTTCCAGTTTCACTTTTCCATTTTGATTATTCGATAATCTGTCCGATTTCCCAACAATTACGACCGACACTGGCTCGACGTGGTTGCTACCGTGAAGTATTCGCTGTCGTGGCACTGTCTTCACTCTCATCTTATTTGTTGCAACAAGATGTTatctggaagaaatgtttcgatAATGTAGCATTACCGCGATGTCGCTTATTTTGTACACCATTCTAGAGAGAAGCActaaatacacacacacacaattaaTGATATTTTTACCAGTCAATTTATATGAACTATAGAAACAACAAAATCGATTCTCCATCTATCCCTCTTGCACTATTTGGCAAATGGCCTATTCAATAAATAGAATTTAACGTCATCAGTATGTATTCACTATGCAAATTAATTTTAGAAGTGAACGAAATGTTCCAGTCGTAATGTCAACAAACCGAGAAATTTCTATGATATTACGTTATCAATTAATCGTCAAGGTGAccatatatatagagagagagagaaagagaaagagagcaaaACCGTGGATCCGAGGGAAATGATTCTTACCGTGCTTGGACAGTCCACTGGAAGCAGAAAATGTTCGTGAGCCACGGGTTGGCCGTCTTGAAGCACAAGAATTTCGGTAGCCACACGACACACGACACACATTTCACGACGCGTCAACCGTAACTGAGAAGAAGCACTGTTTAGTCGACCTCGGGCCGAGTTTGACGGTCGGCACAACAAAGGGCGGCTGGCGGAGTCGCCACACCGAAATCCAAGTTTGCAAACACGGGGCCCCGCGAGTTCAGCGGAATCCGATGTGTCGCGTCGGCCGACGTAGACAACTCGAGGGACATGAACCTCTTGAAATTCGTCTGTTGCCATCGGGTTATAAATTGGAATTCTTGCGGAAGAGAATGCACCCGGAGCGAGCCCCGGGCTGCATCGGTCTTTTCTACCATCTCGACGCCCGAGACAGCATTCTACCACCCACACTGTTTCCTATCCAGAaccaaaaactaatttttacaatgataAACGATCTCCACTCAATGTGAAATGCTCcaaaattttatgaaataatgCGGCTTCATTTTCTGAGATTTTTCAGAGAGGGGGTGTTTTGTGGCGAACTGTAAAAGACAAATATCGGAAGACGAAATTTTTTATTCTGTCCAGAAATCTTTTAAATATTACTGCCTCCGGGTTCTTGAATTTCTAAACCAGAACCGCCCTCGGGAAACATTTTATTCGAACTGCCCTTATCTCGCACACAATCGAACGAGTCTCCAGCCAATTGCCGAGCCCCATCGTTGCTTAACAATTTAACACGCCAAGGAGATTGTGAATATGCATTGTGCTTGGAAATGATGGGGGTGGGGAAGATAACCGATCGCAGCTGAAATAAAGTAACGAGCTGTCGGGGGGGTGGAAGAAACGAGCGCGTAGCAGGAAGGACAGATACCGGGCGGGGGTGGTTTTTCCGTGGGGGTGGAGTAGGACAAGGACGGGCCGGGAGATGGGGTCAAGCATAAAATTGGCAAAAAAAGGCTCGATGTTTGGTAGGATGTTTCGCGTCCGTTCCCCGCCgaacctctctctccctccccccgCGGTCGTTAATACGGCATAAGGAGAAAGCAGGGTTAAGCGAGGGTGAAGCGAGGATTTTTAATTGTAGTTCAGCCGGTATAACCCCGCTCGACCCGCCGGTATTGTCATACCGGAGCGGCGCTTTTCTTTATTTCCCCAGTGGCTGGATGaggttatacattttttttaactaCGGCAATGCCTCCGTCTTCTTATTAGCAAAGCTAATTGGAAATACAAATGGTTATTCACGGTAAGAAGGAAGCCCGAAGACCGACTCTGCGAGCCGAGTACCAACCGATGGAGGGCTCTATGGAAAGAGTGGGGGTTTGAGGAGATGGGAGAGGACGTGGCACTGAGGAGAGAGAACCTCTGA from Lasioglossum baleicum chromosome 11, iyLasBale1, whole genome shotgun sequence includes:
- the LOC143213353 gene encoding uncharacterized protein LOC143213353 isoform X1, translated to MRVKTVPRQRILHGSNHVEPVSVVIVGKSDRLSNNQNGKVKLEGARYPFDAKDDSYELKQSDESVESDEGRKEAMNYSTEALDMTIQRKLNSSQKDLPNGHFIVGPSSIEHSKLSIKEEPEETTVSDDNNNVKNATYNYTLYFCMTYSNSFITMIQVLPSRPLLAKLLEDSKPCISDSASPTEAVNLCKKDHQDEDLSNLNTISSGKLKDTFLYKIMTDPTFLETIQKHKQPRKYSCQFCKQEFANEEELDDHMDIKKDESNQVICCACKKTFAQKRYLRYHQRCHSERTKFTCDICTKKYTRLDNLARHNAFHVNPDKFACTYCEKTFARKDLLNKHLKCHDNKHRFFCQECQKYFMGALALDSHKRINHAASVIRSGRDSLP
- the LOC143213353 gene encoding uncharacterized protein LOC143213353 isoform X2, producing the protein MRVKTVPRQRILHGSNHVEPVSVVIVGKSDRLSNNQNGKVKLEGARYPFDAKDDSYELKQSDESVESDEGRKEAMNYSTEALDMTIQRKLNSSQKDLPNGHFIVGPSSIEHSKLSIKEEPEETTVSDDNNNVLPSRPLLAKLLEDSKPCISDSASPTEAVNLCKKDHQDEDLSNLNTISSGKLKDTFLYKIMTDPTFLETIQKHKQPRKYSCQFCKQEFANEEELDDHMDIKKDESNQVICCACKKTFAQKRYLRYHQRCHSERTKFTCDICTKKYTRLDNLARHNAFHVNPDKFACTYCEKTFARKDLLNKHLKCHDNKHRFFCQECQKYFMGALALDSHKRINHAASVIRSGRDSLP